Proteins found in one Oribacterium sp. oral taxon 102 genomic segment:
- a CDS encoding lipoate--protein ligase produces MKLYLSEEEDIYTNIALERRLFRSRESCLFLWRNAPCVVIGRNQNPYQEADTAYMEENGISLARRYTGGGAVYQDRGNLNYSWIGDRADVSLVISIIADALRRFSIDIRQSGRNDLLYRDRKISGMAFLEEDGWYLYHGTLMLDVDIDRMTRVLTPSAMKLESKGITSVRARVCNLSDSRPELTVESMTAAVSAAAGIPVERLHAEQTDQELQRNIAELGSSEWIYGQSMDYQVTLRERIHGENYTIFLNVCNDRITGAQIASDALTVFDNGRISGRLLGNRFRKDTILQTVRESIGG; encoded by the coding sequence ATGAAGCTTTATTTGTCCGAAGAAGAGGATATTTATACGAATATTGCGCTGGAAAGGCGGCTGTTCCGGAGCAGGGAGAGCTGCCTTTTTCTCTGGAGGAATGCGCCCTGCGTCGTGATCGGAAGGAATCAGAATCCCTATCAGGAGGCGGACACCGCCTATATGGAGGAGAACGGCATAAGTCTCGCCCGCAGGTATACGGGCGGCGGCGCGGTCTATCAGGACAGAGGGAACCTTAATTATTCATGGATAGGAGACAGGGCGGATGTCTCCCTGGTGATTTCGATCATTGCGGACGCGCTGCGGCGCTTCTCCATTGACATCCGGCAAAGCGGCAGAAACGATCTGCTGTATCGGGACAGGAAAATCAGCGGAATGGCGTTTCTGGAGGAGGACGGCTGGTACCTGTATCACGGGACGCTGATGCTCGATGTCGATATCGACCGGATGACGAGAGTGCTCACACCGTCTGCGATGAAGCTGGAATCGAAGGGGATCACGTCCGTTCGTGCCCGCGTGTGCAATCTCTCGGACAGCAGACCGGAGCTTACTGTAGAAAGCATGACGGCTGCGGTCTCCGCTGCGGCCGGCATTCCTGTCGAGCGTCTGCATGCGGAGCAGACAGATCAGGAGCTGCAGAGAAATATCGCGGAGCTCGGCTCTTCGGAATGGATCTACGGGCAGAGCATGGACTATCAGGTGACACTCCGGGAGAGAATCCATGGAGAAAATTATACAATCTTCCTGAATGTCTGTAACGACAGGATCACGGGGGCGCAGATTGCCTCGGATGCGCTGACGGTCTTCGACAACGGGCGCATCAGCGGCAGACTGCTCGGCAATCGCTTCCGAAAGGATACAATTTTACAGACAGTAAGAGAGAGTATAGGGGGTTGA
- the lpdA gene encoding dihydrolipoyl dehydrogenase produces MEIRLPVFPGAKLFTVGKINVREMDRLAKDDELMQIETKKGNRSIKAPADGIVRRLLVQEGDQVSAGDPLAEFEEGDAHSRTAQGDSAEGASGETAQIEEKEADLLILGGGIGGYVSAILASRNGRRPVLVERGRMGGTCLNVGCIPTKAFIASAEHAEALRECGLFGIDCSPAFTVNMEKLVERKDRVVDRLVGGVEYLMEKNRIELIKGSASFTDDAHVLVSGEKNLRLHFRDCIIATGSAVSLPPIPGIRLAGVMDSTEALSCRELPGSIVIIGGGVIGLEFAFLYRSLGAEVTVAEFLDRLLPMMDSDVSEEILRSARAKGIRVELGAEVTEFMKAENGQLITAYRKGGNRHYLTSGRVLVAIGRHAETEGLGLENTTIQLLEKGRGIRTDEHMQTSAAHIYAVGDVNNRVQLAHAASYEAEIAVDHICGRERAFDRNVIPSVIFTRPEIASVGLTEDMARAQGIPCKTSVFHYAANGKALTMNAPEGYVKLLANEENEILGGTVIGADASALIATITLAVTKRMKAEALQETVFAHPTTAEIVHEAALGLTIGALHE; encoded by the coding sequence ATGGAGATCAGGCTTCCGGTTTTTCCGGGTGCAAAGCTGTTTACGGTCGGAAAGATCAATGTACGGGAAATGGACAGGCTCGCGAAGGACGATGAGCTGATGCAGATCGAAACCAAGAAGGGGAACCGAAGCATCAAGGCGCCGGCGGACGGCATCGTGCGGCGGCTGCTCGTGCAGGAGGGGGATCAGGTCAGCGCAGGCGATCCTTTGGCAGAGTTTGAGGAGGGGGACGCGCATTCCCGGACGGCGCAGGGGGACAGCGCAGAGGGTGCCTCCGGAGAGACCGCGCAGATCGAAGAAAAAGAGGCGGATCTGCTGATTCTCGGCGGCGGCATCGGCGGATATGTCTCGGCGATCCTCGCCTCCCGGAATGGCAGGAGACCCGTGCTGGTGGAGAGGGGGCGAATGGGCGGTACCTGCCTGAATGTAGGCTGTATTCCGACCAAGGCGTTTATCGCGTCTGCGGAGCACGCGGAGGCGCTGCGGGAGTGCGGGCTGTTCGGGATCGACTGCTCTCCGGCGTTTACGGTGAATATGGAGAAGCTTGTCGAGAGGAAGGACAGGGTGGTAGACCGGCTCGTCGGCGGCGTGGAATATCTGATGGAGAAAAACCGGATCGAGCTGATAAAGGGCAGTGCGTCATTTACGGATGATGCGCATGTGCTGGTTTCGGGAGAGAAAAATCTGCGTCTTCATTTCCGGGACTGCATCATCGCCACCGGCTCCGCGGTCTCCCTGCCGCCGATTCCCGGAATTCGTCTCGCAGGCGTCATGGACAGTACGGAAGCGCTCTCCTGCAGGGAACTGCCCGGCTCTATCGTCATTATCGGCGGCGGAGTGATCGGGCTGGAGTTCGCGTTCCTGTACAGGAGCCTCGGCGCAGAGGTCACGGTGGCGGAGTTCCTTGACCGGCTGCTGCCCATGATGGACAGCGATGTCTCGGAGGAGATCCTGCGGAGCGCGAGAGCGAAGGGAATCCGGGTCGAGCTCGGCGCAGAGGTTACGGAGTTTATGAAGGCGGAGAACGGACAGCTGATTACCGCGTACCGTAAGGGAGGCAATCGGCATTATCTCACCAGCGGCAGGGTGCTCGTCGCCATAGGGCGTCATGCGGAAACCGAGGGGCTCGGGCTGGAAAATACTACGATACAGCTGCTGGAAAAGGGGCGCGGAATCCGGACGGACGAGCATATGCAGACCTCCGCAGCGCATATTTATGCGGTCGGAGATGTCAACAACCGGGTGCAGCTTGCCCATGCGGCGAGCTATGAGGCGGAGATCGCCGTTGATCATATCTGCGGGAGGGAACGCGCATTCGACCGAAATGTCATTCCGAGTGTGATCTTCACCAGACCCGAGATCGCGAGCGTCGGGCTCACGGAGGATATGGCGAGGGCGCAGGGAATCCCCTGTAAGACGAGCGTCTTCCATTACGCCGCGAACGGAAAGGCGCTTACAATGAACGCGCCGGAGGGCTATGTGAAGCTGCTCGCGAATGAGGAGAATGAGATCCTCGGCGGCACAGTGATCGGCGCCGACGCGTCCGCCCTCATTGCGACGATCACCCTTGCCGTGACGAAACGGATGAAGGCAGAGGCATTACAGGAAACGGTCTTCGCGCACCCGACCACCGCGGAGATTGTCCACGAAGCGGCGCTCGGACTGACGATCGGCGCGCTGCACGAATGA
- a CDS encoding OsmC family protein, which translates to MLMTFKAKAVKTKTGLQVESDARGFRLIMDEPEEMGGANTGLNPVEAVLCALGSCQAIVAAAFAEANDFKYDEFHVELEGDLDPDGMMGLSDVRKGFQEVRFSMHFKTEEPQEKCEAFADFIEARCPVGDILKNGVKLVRTGVVKD; encoded by the coding sequence ATGTTGATGACGTTTAAGGCGAAGGCGGTAAAAACAAAGACCGGTCTCCAGGTGGAGTCTGATGCGAGAGGCTTCCGGCTCATCATGGATGAGCCGGAGGAGATGGGAGGAGCCAACACAGGTCTGAATCCGGTAGAGGCAGTGCTCTGTGCGCTTGGCTCCTGTCAGGCTATCGTGGCAGCAGCATTCGCGGAGGCGAATGACTTTAAGTACGACGAATTCCACGTCGAGCTGGAGGGCGATCTCGATCCCGATGGGATGATGGGACTGTCCGACGTCAGGAAGGGCTTCCAGGAGGTCCGCTTCTCCATGCATTTCAAGACGGAGGAGCCGCAGGAGAAATGTGAGGCGTTCGCTGATTTTATCGAGGCCAGATGTCCGGTCGGAGACATTCTGAAGAATGGCGTAAAGCTCGTGAGAACCGGTGTCGTGAAGGACTGA
- a CDS encoding sensor histidine kinase — translation MIRKLQKRLLLASMLSLFLVLCILIGTASAMNYHKLIRNADDTLQILRENGGRFPSPPESPPGTDSASEQHLFRERPFESRYFLVVFRSDGTAESVELGRIAAVDRDSAVRYGQRILVSRGSEGFLDDYRYLKYEEDGRTGILFLDCVRSLEDFRHFLCNILLVCFAGMIAVWAVLQLLSRRIVKPFLESDRKQKQFVTDAGHELKTPLAALRADADLLEMDFGENEWLQDIGEQIRRLTALTHHLISLSRLEEQPREGLRSLCLSEIAVETAECFRAPARVQRKTLTASIQRELYMQGDPAAMRELFSILLDNAVKYSPEGSEISLSLTRRRNTLLLTVYNRCKHLSRESVGHLFDRFYRADASRSSQTGGFGLGLSIAAAAVRAHRGEIMAETADEESLLITVKLPSERAKK, via the coding sequence ATGATCCGGAAGCTGCAGAAGCGACTGCTTCTCGCGTCGATGCTTTCGCTCTTTCTGGTGCTCTGCATCCTGATCGGGACGGCATCCGCCATGAACTATCATAAGCTCATCCGGAACGCAGACGATACCCTGCAGATCCTTCGGGAAAACGGCGGCAGATTCCCGTCCCCGCCGGAGTCCCCGCCGGGGACGGACAGCGCATCGGAGCAGCATCTCTTTCGGGAGCGTCCGTTCGAGTCCCGCTATTTCTTGGTCGTTTTTCGATCGGATGGGACGGCGGAATCTGTAGAGCTCGGCAGGATCGCGGCGGTAGACCGGGATAGCGCCGTCCGTTACGGACAGCGGATCCTGGTGAGCCGCGGCAGCGAGGGCTTTCTGGACGACTACCGTTATCTGAAATATGAGGAGGATGGCAGAACAGGGATCCTCTTTCTGGACTGCGTCCGAAGTCTGGAGGATTTCCGGCATTTCCTCTGCAATATCCTGCTGGTCTGCTTCGCGGGAATGATAGCTGTGTGGGCGGTGCTGCAGCTCCTGTCCCGGCGTATCGTGAAGCCCTTTCTCGAGAGCGACCGGAAGCAGAAGCAGTTTGTCACGGACGCGGGACATGAGCTGAAGACACCGCTGGCGGCGCTCCGCGCAGATGCGGATCTTCTGGAGATGGATTTCGGGGAAAATGAGTGGCTTCAGGACATCGGAGAGCAGATCCGGAGACTGACGGCGCTCACCCATCATCTGATCAGTCTGTCGCGGCTGGAGGAGCAGCCACGGGAGGGGCTGCGCAGTCTCTGTCTCTCGGAAATTGCGGTGGAGACTGCGGAATGCTTCCGCGCGCCGGCAAGGGTGCAGCGGAAGACGCTGACAGCTTCGATTCAAAGGGAACTCTATATGCAGGGAGATCCGGCGGCAATGCGGGAGCTGTTTTCGATCCTGCTGGATAACGCCGTGAAGTATTCTCCGGAGGGGAGTGAGATCTCGCTCAGCCTGACGCGCAGGAGGAATACGCTTCTCCTCACGGTTTACAACCGCTGCAAGCACCTCTCCAGAGAGAGCGTCGGACATCTCTTCGACCGCTTTTACCGGGCGGATGCCTCCCGGAGCTCCCAGACCGGCGGCTTCGGGCTGGGGCTGTCCATCGCGGCGGCGGCGGTAAGGGCGCACAGAGGCGAGATCATGGCGGAAACCGCCGATGAGGAATCCCTGCTGATCACTGTAAAGCTTCCGTCGGAGAGGGCGAAAAAATGA
- a CDS encoding response regulator transcription factor has protein sequence MRLLLAEDERSLSRALRAILERSNYTVDTALDGDEAWQYLEYGSYDGIILDIMMPKLDGIAVLRRLRERGDLTPVLLLTAKAEVEDKVLGLDSGANDYLTKPFHAEELLARVRAMTREKAAQPDIRLGLGNLTLDCASFELSAEEGVCRLSNKEFQIMELLLRNRKRLLSAEHLMRQIWGYDSEADSNVVWVNISYLRRKLQRIGANVQIRAVRNAGYTLEVSE, from the coding sequence ATGCGGTTACTGCTGGCAGAGGATGAGCGTTCCCTGTCGAGGGCGCTCAGGGCGATTCTGGAACGGAGCAACTATACGGTGGATACGGCGCTGGATGGCGATGAGGCGTGGCAGTATCTGGAATACGGGAGCTATGACGGCATCATTCTGGACATTATGATGCCGAAGCTGGACGGGATCGCCGTGCTGCGGCGGCTGCGGGAGAGGGGCGACCTGACGCCGGTGCTGCTGCTCACGGCGAAGGCAGAGGTTGAGGACAAGGTGCTGGGACTGGACAGCGGTGCGAATGATTACCTGACGAAGCCGTTTCACGCAGAGGAGCTTCTGGCGCGGGTTCGCGCCATGACGCGGGAGAAGGCGGCGCAGCCGGATATCCGGCTGGGACTCGGCAACCTGACGCTGGATTGCGCGAGCTTCGAGCTGTCCGCAGAGGAGGGGGTCTGCCGCCTGTCCAATAAGGAGTTCCAGATCATGGAGCTTCTGCTGCGGAACCGGAAGCGTCTTTTGTCCGCAGAGCATCTCATGCGTCAGATCTGGGGCTATGACAGCGAGGCGGACAGCAATGTCGTCTGGGTGAATATTTCCTACCTCCGCAGGAAGCTGCAGCGCATCGGGGCGAATGTGCAGATTCGGGCGGTTCGGAATGCGGGCTACACGCTGGAGGTGTCGGAATGA
- a CDS encoding L-lactate dehydrogenase has product MKEVNNRKAAVIGLGFVGSSSAFALMQSGLFSELVLIDAMPGKAEGEALDISHGLPFAQPMKIYAGSYDDIADAAVIIVTAGAAQKPGETRLDLVKKNVGIFRSIMPEIRKRDISGILLVVANPVDILTYAAQRLTGLPENRVFGSGTVLDTARLKYLLGEHLSVDNRSVHAFVIGEHGDSEIAAWSSANVSGIPLNDFCELRGYHDHQASMERILCTVKNSAYEIIEKKKATYYGVAMAVKRICEAIVRDEKSILPVSTIQHGSYGIDGVALSLPAIVGQHGVERAVPIRLSETEQAALRGSAETLREVLRQVEL; this is encoded by the coding sequence ATGAAAGAGGTAAACAATCGGAAGGCAGCGGTCATCGGACTCGGCTTCGTGGGCTCCAGCTCAGCATTCGCGCTGATGCAGAGCGGGCTCTTCTCAGAGCTGGTGCTGATCGACGCTATGCCGGGCAAGGCAGAGGGAGAGGCACTGGATATCAGCCATGGGCTGCCGTTCGCACAGCCGATGAAGATCTATGCAGGCAGCTATGATGATATCGCCGACGCGGCGGTTATCATCGTGACCGCGGGCGCGGCGCAGAAGCCGGGGGAAACCCGGCTCGATCTCGTGAAGAAGAATGTGGGCATTTTCCGCTCCATTATGCCGGAGATCCGGAAGCGGGATATCAGCGGCATTCTCCTCGTCGTGGCGAATCCGGTAGACATCCTGACCTATGCTGCACAGAGGCTGACAGGGCTTCCGGAGAACCGCGTATTCGGCTCCGGCACCGTACTGGATACCGCCCGCCTGAAATATCTTCTGGGAGAGCATCTCTCGGTGGATAACCGCTCCGTACATGCCTTCGTGATCGGAGAGCATGGGGACAGCGAGATCGCGGCATGGAGCAGCGCGAACGTCTCTGGTATTCCGCTCAATGATTTCTGCGAGCTCCGCGGTTATCACGATCATCAGGCATCCATGGAGCGGATACTCTGCACGGTGAAAAACAGCGCCTATGAAATCATTGAGAAGAAGAAAGCGACCTATTACGGGGTAGCAATGGCGGTGAAGCGGATTTGCGAGGCGATTGTGCGGGATGAAAAGTCGATTCTGCCGGTTTCCACGATACAGCACGGCAGCTATGGCATCGACGGCGTCGCGCTGAGTCTGCCCGCCATCGTCGGACAGCACGGCGTCGAGCGCGCTGTCCCGATCCGTTTGAGCGAAACAGAGCAGGCGGCGCTGCGCGGCTCCGCGGAGACGCTTCGGGAGGTTCTTCGGCAGGTAGAGCTGTAG
- a CDS encoding efflux RND transporter permease subunit, producing the protein MKLFERVADFIVKHNKGIRDIALVLVVFNAICFFFVGVNYDLTSYLPDTVESKIAINKMKEVFGYPGTGRLMLKDVTIYEAKQYKNEIEKLDGVDQVVWMDTTTQIYGSSEFIDYDSISDYYKDGDAVMDITFQEGDTSKLTQKAIRRIEKLVGERGDLVGMAPTNKFVEENVKREMNMIMAVAVVLIFIILLFTTTSWFEPVLFLAVIGCAIVLNKGSNIFLGTISYITNNISDVLQLATSMDYSVFLLHAYEREREKGLGKEEALRTGLTSTLTTILASSLTTFFGFIVLVFMRFEMGFDMGIVMSKGIVCSLLMVIFLMPSLLLSWSDRIDKYRHRPFLPNFHKFGEKVVKVSPILLAVSIVLAGPIYVAQGMNNFLYGTDASGAGPGTRIYNETQEINERFGRSNLLVAILPNTDVGKEKELVEELKEKDYVKKVMGMSAYLPDGVSEEILPPSIAELFHKDGYARLLIYIKTKSESPAAYRYTAEVTELIRSYYPEDSYITGNTPVTEDMETILIPDYNMVNALAMISIFLVVAISFHSPIMPVAAMVPIMMAIYLNMAFPYISGSTLIFIAYAVVSCVQLGSTIDYAISCTENYLQIRSREKDKRSAAVEMVEISFPSILTSGTILVVCGYAISLLSSIPSISEVGRLVGRGAILSMIFVVGLMPVLLQLVDPLITTPASVKRARRRAAIKEAAMLAREHRRRGRAKLREVLLFASGAYQREESRGEK; encoded by the coding sequence ATGAAGCTGTTTGAGAGGGTTGCGGATTTTATTGTAAAGCATAATAAGGGGATCCGGGATATTGCACTGGTGCTGGTGGTTTTCAACGCGATCTGCTTCTTCTTTGTCGGGGTCAATTACGATCTCACCTCCTACCTGCCGGACACGGTGGAGTCCAAGATCGCGATTAACAAGATGAAGGAGGTATTCGGTTACCCGGGGACGGGCAGGCTGATGCTCAAGGATGTCACGATCTATGAGGCGAAGCAGTATAAGAATGAGATCGAGAAGCTGGACGGCGTAGATCAGGTTGTGTGGATGGATACGACGACGCAGATCTACGGCTCCTCCGAGTTTATCGACTACGACAGCATCTCGGACTACTACAAGGACGGCGACGCCGTCATGGACATCACCTTTCAGGAGGGGGATACCAGCAAGCTGACCCAGAAGGCGATCCGAAGGATCGAGAAGCTGGTCGGCGAGAGGGGGGATCTCGTCGGAATGGCACCGACGAATAAGTTCGTCGAGGAGAATGTGAAGCGGGAAATGAATATGATCATGGCAGTGGCAGTCGTGCTGATCTTCATTATCCTCCTGTTCACGACGACCTCCTGGTTCGAGCCGGTGCTCTTCCTGGCGGTCATAGGCTGTGCGATCGTACTGAATAAGGGAAGCAATATCTTTCTCGGGACGATCTCCTACATTACCAATAACATTTCGGATGTCCTGCAGCTCGCGACCTCCATGGACTATTCGGTATTTCTGCTTCATGCCTATGAGCGGGAGAGGGAGAAGGGACTCGGTAAGGAGGAGGCGCTCAGGACAGGACTCACCAGTACGTTGACGACGATTCTCGCCTCCTCTCTCACGACCTTTTTTGGCTTTATTGTCCTCGTGTTCATGCGCTTTGAAATGGGCTTCGACATGGGCATTGTCATGTCGAAGGGTATCGTCTGCTCCCTCCTGATGGTGATCTTCCTGATGCCGTCGCTGCTCCTGAGCTGGTCGGATCGGATCGACAAGTACCGGCACCGTCCGTTCCTGCCGAACTTCCATAAATTCGGCGAGAAGGTTGTGAAGGTAAGCCCGATCCTGCTGGCGGTTTCGATCGTGCTGGCGGGACCGATCTATGTCGCGCAGGGAATGAACAATTTCCTTTACGGAACGGATGCCTCCGGCGCGGGTCCGGGAACCCGGATTTACAATGAGACGCAGGAAATCAATGAGCGGTTCGGCCGCTCCAATCTGCTCGTGGCGATTCTCCCGAATACGGATGTCGGCAAGGAGAAGGAGCTGGTAGAGGAGCTGAAGGAGAAGGACTATGTGAAGAAGGTCATGGGGATGTCCGCCTATCTTCCGGACGGCGTATCGGAGGAGATCCTGCCGCCGTCCATCGCTGAGCTTTTCCATAAGGACGGCTACGCGAGGCTGCTGATCTATATCAAGACGAAGTCGGAGAGTCCGGCGGCGTACAGGTACACGGCAGAGGTCACGGAGCTGATTCGCAGCTATTACCCGGAGGACTCCTACATCACCGGCAATACTCCGGTGACAGAGGATATGGAGACGATCCTGATTCCGGACTACAATATGGTCAACGCGCTGGCGATGATAAGCATCTTCCTCGTCGTCGCGATTTCATTTCACTCGCCGATCATGCCTGTGGCAGCGATGGTGCCGATCATGATGGCGATTTACCTCAATATGGCGTTCCCGTATATTTCCGGCAGCACGTTGATCTTCATTGCCTATGCCGTCGTGTCCTGCGTACAGCTCGGCTCGACCATCGACTACGCGATCTCCTGCACGGAGAACTACCTGCAGATTCGCTCGCGGGAGAAGGACAAGCGGAGCGCGGCAGTCGAAATGGTAGAGATTTCCTTCCCGTCGATCCTGACCTCCGGGACGATCCTGGTGGTCTGCGGCTATGCGATCAGCCTGCTGTCCTCGATCCCGTCGATCAGTGAGGTGGGGCGTCTGGTCGGGCGAGGCGCGATCCTGTCGATGATCTTCGTCGTCGGACTGATGCCGGTGCTCCTGCAGCTCGTTGATCCGTTGATTACGACGCCCGCGTCCGTGAAGCGTGCCCGACGCCGGGCGGCGATCAAGGAGGCGGCAATGCTGGCGAGAGAGCATCGGCGGAGAGGCAGAGCGAAGCTTCGGGAGGTGCTGCTGTTTGCATCCGGAGCCTATCAGAGAGAAGAGAGCAGAGGGGAAAAATGA
- a CDS encoding TetR/AcrR family transcriptional regulator: MTKQNDSKDGGRAAVRTATTDRRIRKTTAALKHSLTELMKKKKLKDISVKELTELADVNRGTFYLHYKDVFDLMEQSEDELICLLRDAVAKYSHDNIIYNENFIPLFQEIYQICLDNVDLVRILVGENGDIKFLNNLQLLLRDRFLRDWGSLIRKRKLEHFDAYFAFIVGGCISLLQYWFRDGMQESPIELAEITGQFLDRSLPY; the protein is encoded by the coding sequence ATGACGAAGCAAAATGATTCCAAGGACGGCGGCCGTGCCGCCGTCCGCACTGCGACGACGGATCGGCGCATTCGAAAGACCACTGCCGCTCTGAAGCACAGCCTTACAGAGCTGATGAAGAAAAAGAAGCTGAAGGACATTTCCGTGAAAGAGCTGACAGAGCTCGCGGACGTGAACCGCGGCACCTTCTATCTTCATTATAAGGATGTCTTCGATCTCATGGAGCAGTCTGAGGACGAGCTGATCTGCCTGCTGCGGGATGCCGTCGCGAAATATTCCCATGACAATATCATTTACAACGAAAATTTCATTCCTCTCTTTCAGGAGATCTATCAAATCTGTCTCGACAATGTCGATCTGGTTCGGATCCTGGTCGGGGAAAACGGCGATATCAAATTCCTGAACAACCTGCAGCTCCTGCTGCGGGATCGTTTCCTCCGCGACTGGGGCAGTCTCATCCGTAAACGGAAGCTGGAGCATTTCGACGCCTACTTCGCCTTCATCGTCGGCGGCTGCATCAGTCTGCTGCAATACTGGTTCCGGGACGGTATGCAGGAGAGCCCGATCGAGCTCGCCGAGATCACCGGGCAGTTCCTCGACCGCAGCCTGCCGTATTGA
- a CDS encoding DUF1858 domain-containing protein, whose product MTEVKKDMKIGDILQINELIAPFLMQNGMGCVYCPSSIGESLEEACMVHGIDVDALTEDLNDVIREYEEAHGLGE is encoded by the coding sequence ATGACAGAGGTAAAGAAGGACATGAAGATCGGAGATATCCTCCAGATCAACGAGCTGATCGCGCCGTTTCTGATGCAGAACGGCATGGGCTGTGTGTACTGCCCGTCTTCCATCGGGGAGTCTCTGGAGGAGGCGTGCATGGTTCATGGCATTGATGTGGATGCTCTGACGGAGGATCTTAATGATGTGATCCGCGAATATGAGGAGGCGCACGGACTCGGCGAGTGA
- a CDS encoding adaptor protein MecA: protein MKIERIDDNSIRCTLSSLDLSSRNMNIRDMTYGSAAARKLFSEMMQKAQAEVGFEPDSTPLMIEAIPLQGGAVQLIISKVDDPEELDTRFSKFTQELIGQSGLLNQLANQILEGAQGLLQQIKTEKPATVEEPAGQQEETPAEELRIFMFPELDRVCEAARALNGVYKGSNTLYKDTVGQRYYLVLHTDGADRESLTRAANLLAEYGQKVNGNELNEAYYQEHYERIAGDSAVQRLRKL from the coding sequence ATGAAAATAGAAAGAATCGATGACAACTCCATTAGATGTACATTGAGCAGTCTGGATCTGTCGTCCAGAAATATGAATATACGGGATATGACCTATGGCTCCGCGGCGGCGCGCAAGCTTTTCAGTGAGATGATGCAGAAGGCACAGGCAGAGGTCGGCTTCGAGCCGGACAGCACGCCGCTGATGATCGAGGCGATCCCGCTGCAGGGCGGCGCGGTGCAGCTGATTATCTCGAAGGTGGACGATCCGGAGGAGCTGGATACCCGCTTTTCGAAGTTTACACAGGAGCTGATAGGACAGAGCGGACTCCTGAACCAGCTCGCGAATCAGATTCTGGAGGGAGCGCAGGGGCTGCTCCAGCAGATCAAGACGGAGAAGCCGGCGACGGTCGAGGAGCCTGCCGGGCAGCAGGAGGAAACGCCTGCGGAGGAGCTTCGGATCTTCATGTTTCCGGAGCTGGACAGGGTCTGCGAGGCGGCACGTGCGCTCAATGGTGTTTATAAGGGGAGCAATACTCTGTATAAGGATACAGTGGGACAGCGCTACTATCTCGTGCTGCATACAGACGGCGCGGATCGGGAGTCTCTGACCAGAGCTGCTAATCTGCTCGCGGAATACGGGCAGAAGGTGAACGGGAACGAGCTGAATGAGGCGTACTATCAGGAGCATTACGAGCGTATCGCAGGAGACAGCGCGGTACAGAGGCTGAGAAAGCTGTAA